A window of Leclercia adecarboxylata contains these coding sequences:
- the mgrA gene encoding L-glyceraldehyde 3-phosphate reductase, with protein sequence MVYQADQNRYQSMVYQRCGQSGLKLPAISLGLWHNFGDATLIENSRQLLHRAFDVGITHFDLANNYGPPPGSAERNFGRILQEDFSAWRDELIISTKAGYTMWDGPYGDWGSRKYLIASLDQSLKRMGLEYVDIFYHHRPDPETPLQETMKALDHIVRQGKALYVGLSNYPAELARRATEILDDLGTPCLIHQPKYSLFERAPEEGLLDVLKEKGVGCIAFSPLAGGQLTDRYLNGIPADSRAASGSRFLNPDQITEEKLAKVRQLNALAERRNQKLSQMALAWVLDQEAVTSVLIGASKTAQIDDAVGMLANRHFTPEERQEIELILSSTN encoded by the coding sequence ATGGTTTATCAGGCGGATCAAAACCGTTACCAGTCAATGGTGTATCAACGATGCGGGCAAAGCGGTCTTAAGCTCCCTGCCATCTCCCTTGGGCTGTGGCATAACTTTGGCGATGCCACGCTGATTGAAAACAGCCGTCAACTTTTACATCGTGCCTTTGACGTGGGCATTACGCACTTCGACCTTGCCAATAACTACGGCCCACCACCGGGTTCGGCAGAACGTAATTTCGGGCGAATCTTGCAGGAAGATTTCAGCGCCTGGCGCGATGAGCTGATCATCTCCACCAAGGCGGGCTATACCATGTGGGACGGTCCCTACGGCGACTGGGGTTCGCGTAAGTATTTGATTGCCAGCCTCGACCAGAGCCTGAAACGCATGGGGCTGGAGTATGTCGACATCTTCTATCACCACCGTCCGGACCCGGAAACACCGTTACAGGAGACGATGAAAGCGCTCGACCATATCGTGCGTCAGGGCAAGGCGCTGTACGTTGGACTGTCCAACTACCCCGCCGAACTGGCCCGCCGGGCTACTGAGATCCTCGACGACCTGGGCACACCCTGCCTTATCCATCAGCCGAAATACTCCCTGTTTGAACGTGCGCCGGAGGAGGGATTACTGGACGTGCTTAAGGAGAAAGGGGTGGGCTGCATTGCCTTTTCGCCGCTCGCGGGCGGCCAGCTGACCGACCGTTATCTGAACGGTATCCCGGCAGATTCCCGCGCAGCCAGCGGCAGCCGCTTCCTGAACCCGGACCAGATAACTGAAGAGAAGCTGGCGAAAGTGCGTCAGCTCAACGCGCTGGCTGAACGCCGGAACCAGAAGCTGTCGCAAATGGCGCTGGCGTGGGTACTGGATCAGGAGGCCGTCACCTCGGTCTTAATTGGAGCCAGCAAAACGGCGCAAATTGACGATGCGGTGGGTATGCTGGCGAATCGCCATTTCACGCCTGAAGAACGCCAGGAAATAGAACTGATTCTGAGTAGTACAAATTAA
- the alaC gene encoding alanine transaminase: MADSSPERRFSRIDRLPPYVFNITAELKMAARRRGEDIIDFSMGNPDGATPPHIVEKLCTVAQRPDTHGYSTSKGIPRLRRAISRWYQERYQVEIDPESEAIVTIGSKEGLAHLMLATLDHGDTVLVPNPSYPIHIYGAVIAGAQVRSVPLVEGVDFFNELERAIRESYPKPKMMILGFPSNPTAQCVELDFFEKVVALAKRYDVLVVHDLAYADIVYDGWKAPSIMQVPGARDVAVEFFTLSKSYNMAGWRIGFMVGNKTLVNALARIKSYHDYGTFTPLQVAAIAALEGDQQCVKDIAAQYKRRRDVLVKGLHEAGWMVEMPKASMYVWAKIPDAYAGMGSLEFAKKLLQDAKVCVSPGIGFGDYGDTHVRFALIENSDRIRQAVRGIKSMFRTDGLLPQATKTTPEQAGQ; encoded by the coding sequence ATGGCTGACTCCAGTCCTGAACGCCGTTTTTCGCGTATCGATCGTCTTCCCCCGTATGTATTTAACATCACCGCTGAACTGAAAATGGCTGCGCGTCGGCGCGGCGAAGACATAATTGATTTCAGTATGGGCAACCCGGACGGCGCTACGCCGCCGCATATCGTGGAAAAGCTCTGTACCGTCGCCCAGCGCCCGGACACCCACGGCTATTCGACGTCCAAAGGCATTCCGCGCTTACGCCGCGCCATTTCGCGCTGGTATCAGGAGCGCTATCAGGTTGAGATCGACCCCGAGAGCGAAGCCATTGTCACCATCGGGTCGAAAGAGGGGCTGGCGCATCTGATGCTGGCGACCCTAGACCACGGCGACACCGTGCTGGTACCGAACCCCAGCTACCCGATCCATATTTACGGCGCGGTCATTGCCGGTGCGCAGGTGCGCTCTGTGCCGCTGGTTGAAGGCGTCGACTTTTTCAATGAGCTGGAGCGCGCCATTCGCGAAAGCTATCCGAAGCCGAAGATGATGATCCTCGGTTTCCCTTCTAACCCGACCGCCCAGTGTGTCGAACTCGATTTCTTTGAGAAGGTCGTGGCTCTGGCGAAGCGTTATGACGTGCTGGTGGTGCACGATCTGGCCTACGCCGATATTGTCTATGACGGCTGGAAAGCACCGTCGATTATGCAGGTTCCCGGCGCGCGCGACGTGGCGGTGGAGTTCTTCACCCTGTCGAAAAGCTACAACATGGCGGGCTGGCGTATCGGCTTTATGGTCGGCAACAAGACGCTGGTGAACGCGCTGGCGCGAATCAAAAGCTACCACGACTACGGCACCTTTACCCCCTTGCAGGTGGCGGCGATTGCTGCGCTGGAAGGCGATCAGCAGTGCGTGAAGGACATTGCCGCCCAGTACAAACGCCGCCGCGATGTGCTGGTCAAAGGGCTGCATGAAGCGGGCTGGATGGTCGAGATGCCGAAAGCGTCGATGTACGTCTGGGCGAAGATCCCGGATGCTTACGCCGGGATGGGATCGCTGGAGTTTGCCAAGAAACTCCTGCAGGACGCGAAAGTGTGCGTCTCTCCGGGGATTGGTTTTGGCGACTACGGTGATACGCACGTACGTTTCGCGCTGATTGAGAACAGCGACCGCATTCGTCAGGCAGTAAGGGGCATTAAAAGCATGTTCCGCACCGATGGGCTGCTGCCGCAGGCAACAAAAACAACGCCAGAGCAGGCGGGGCAGTAA
- a CDS encoding Nramp family divalent metal transporter, with protein MSNSRVDESSRGRAARKMRFALMGPAFIAAIGYIDPGNFATNIQAGASFGYKLLWVVVWANLMAMMIQVLSAKLGIATGKNLAEQIRDHYPRPLVWFYWVQAEIIAMATDLAEFIGAAIGFKLILGVSLLQGAVLTGIATFLILMLQRRGQKPLEKVIGGLLLFVAAAYIVELIFSRPDVVQLAKGMAIPSLPTTEAVFLAAGVLGATIMPHVIYLHSSLTQNLHEGSRHERYSATKWDVAIAMTIAGFVNLAMMATAAAAFHFNGHTGIADLDQAYLTLEPLLSHAAATIFGLSLVAAGLSSTVVGTLAGQVVMQGFVRFHIPLWVRRSITMLPSFIVILMGLDPTRILVMSQVLLSFGIALALVPLLVFTSDKTLMGDLVNSVTVKRTGWAIVVLVVALNLWLLIGTALGL; from the coding sequence ATGAGCAATAGTCGCGTTGATGAGAGTAGCAGGGGCAGGGCGGCACGCAAAATGCGGTTCGCATTAATGGGACCTGCGTTTATTGCCGCCATTGGCTACATCGATCCCGGTAACTTTGCGACCAATATCCAGGCCGGGGCCAGCTTTGGCTACAAACTGCTGTGGGTGGTCGTGTGGGCCAACCTGATGGCGATGATGATTCAGGTGCTGTCGGCAAAACTGGGTATCGCCACCGGGAAAAACCTCGCGGAGCAGATCCGCGACCACTACCCGCGTCCGCTGGTCTGGTTTTACTGGGTGCAGGCCGAAATCATTGCCATGGCGACCGATCTTGCGGAGTTTATCGGTGCGGCCATCGGCTTTAAGCTGATCCTCGGCGTATCGCTATTACAGGGGGCAGTATTAACCGGTATTGCCACCTTCCTGATCCTGATGCTGCAACGACGCGGGCAAAAGCCGCTGGAGAAGGTGATTGGCGGCCTGCTGCTGTTCGTGGCGGCGGCTTATATCGTTGAGCTGATCTTCTCCCGGCCTGACGTCGTCCAGTTAGCGAAAGGGATGGCGATCCCGAGCCTTCCCACCACCGAAGCGGTGTTCCTTGCCGCCGGGGTGCTGGGTGCGACCATTATGCCGCACGTCATTTATCTGCACTCGTCGCTAACCCAGAACCTGCATGAAGGCTCGCGGCATGAGCGCTACTCTGCGACAAAATGGGACGTGGCGATCGCCATGACCATCGCCGGGTTTGTGAATCTGGCGATGATGGCCACCGCCGCAGCGGCGTTCCATTTTAACGGTCATACCGGTATTGCCGATCTCGATCAGGCGTACCTGACGCTGGAACCGCTCCTGAGTCACGCGGCGGCCACTATTTTTGGTCTGAGCCTGGTGGCGGCGGGTCTCTCCTCCACCGTGGTGGGCACGCTGGCGGGGCAGGTGGTCATGCAGGGCTTCGTTCGCTTCCACATTCCTCTGTGGGTGCGCCGTTCGATTACCATGCTGCCGTCGTTTATCGTGATCCTGATGGGGCTGGACCCGACGCGCATTCTGGTGATGAGCCAGGTGCTGTTGAGCTTTGGTATTGCTCTGGCGCTGGTGCCGCTGCTGGTCTTTACCAGCGACAAGACGTTGATGGGCGATCTGGTGAACAGCGTTACGGTGAAACGGACCGGGTGGGCAATCGTGGTCCTGGTGGTGGCCCTGAACCTGTGGCTGCTGATCGGGACCGCGTTAGGGTTGTAA
- a CDS encoding DUF2502 domain-containing protein has product MFRSLILAAVLMASAPLVANAGEITLLPSIKLQIGDRDNYGNYWDGGGWRDRDYWRRHYEWRGNHWHRHDNGYHRGWDKRNAYERGYRAGWSDRDDHRGPKGHGRGHGGHGHRH; this is encoded by the coding sequence ATGTTCAGGTCCCTGATTCTGGCAGCAGTATTAATGGCTTCAGCCCCGCTGGTCGCTAATGCTGGCGAAATCACCCTGTTGCCATCCATAAAATTACAAATTGGCGATCGCGATAATTACGGTAACTACTGGGACGGCGGCGGCTGGCGTGACCGCGACTACTGGCGTCGTCATTATGAATGGCGTGGCAACCACTGGCACAGACACGATAATGGCTACCATCGTGGCTGGGACAAACGTAACGCCTACGAGCGCGGCTATCGCGCAGGCTGGAGCGATCGTGATGACCATCGCGGTCCTAAAGGTCACGGACGTGGTCATGGCGGACACGGCCATCGTCACTGA
- a CDS encoding LytR/AlgR family response regulator transcription factor, translating into MKVIIVEDEILAQQELSWLIKEHSQMEIVGTFEDGLDVLKFLQHNRVDAIFLDINIPSLDGVLLAQNISQFASKPFIVFVTAWKEHAVEAFELEAFDYILKPYQESRIVTMLQKLEHAWQQQSGAEHVAASPVMRENDTINLIKDERIIVTPMDDIYYAEAHEKMTFVYTRRESFVMPMNITEFCAKLPTSHFFRCHRSFCVNLNKIREIEPWFNNTYILRLKDLDFQVPVSRSKVKEFRQLMHL; encoded by the coding sequence ATGAAAGTCATCATTGTGGAAGATGAAATACTCGCTCAACAGGAGCTGAGCTGGCTGATTAAAGAACACAGCCAGATGGAGATCGTCGGCACCTTTGAAGATGGCCTGGACGTGCTGAAATTTTTGCAGCACAACCGGGTCGACGCCATTTTTCTCGATATCAATATTCCCTCCCTGGACGGCGTTTTACTGGCGCAAAACATCAGCCAGTTTGCCAGCAAGCCTTTTATCGTCTTTGTCACCGCGTGGAAAGAGCATGCGGTGGAAGCCTTCGAACTGGAAGCGTTCGACTATATTCTGAAGCCTTACCAGGAGTCACGGATCGTCACCATGCTGCAGAAGCTGGAACACGCCTGGCAACAACAGTCCGGCGCGGAGCATGTCGCAGCGTCACCGGTGATGCGTGAAAATGACACCATCAATTTGATCAAGGACGAGCGCATTATCGTGACGCCGATGGACGATATCTATTACGCCGAAGCGCACGAGAAGATGACCTTTGTCTATACCCGCCGTGAGTCGTTCGTCATGCCGATGAACATCACCGAATTTTGCGCCAAACTGCCGACGAGCCACTTCTTCCGCTGCCACCGTTCGTTTTGCGTCAACCTGAACAAGATCCGCGAGATCGAACCCTGGTTTAACAACACCTACATTTTGCGGCTGAAGGATCTGGATTTTCAGGTGCCGGTAAGTCGTAGCAAGGTGAAAGAGTTTCGCCAGCTGATGCACCTGTGA
- a CDS encoding sensor histidine kinase produces MHEIFNMLLAVFDRAALMLICLFFLIRIRLFRELLHKSAHSPRELLAVTAIFSMFALFSTWSGVPVEGSLVNVRIIAVMSGGILFGPWVGIITGVIAGTHRYLIDIGGVTAVPCLITSIVAGVLSGAINRKIPKKQHWKAGIIAGMLCETLTMILVVAWAPTIALGVDIVSKIGIPMILGSVCVGFIVLLVQSVEGEKEASAARQAKLALDIANKTLPLFRDINAESLRQVCDIIRRDIDADAVAITNIDRVLAYVGVGEANYQDSDDTVSPTTRQAINGGKIIIKNNDEAHRTPEIHSMLVIPLWEKGVVTGTLKIYYCHAHQITSSLQEMAVGLSQIISTQLEVSRAEQLREMANKAELRALQSKINPHFLFNALNAISSSIRLNPDTARQLIFNLSRYLRYNIELKDDEQIDIKKELYQIKDYIAIEQARFGDKLTVIYDIDEEVNCVIPSLLIQPLVENAIVHGIQPRKGKGVVTISVAECGNRVRVAVRDTGHGIDPKVIERVESNEMPGNKIGLLNVHHRVKLLYGEGLHIRRLEPGTEIAFYVPNERSAVHAQPLLLP; encoded by the coding sequence GTGCACGAAATATTCAATATGCTGCTGGCGGTTTTCGATCGCGCGGCGTTAATGCTGATTTGCCTGTTCTTCCTCATCCGCATCCGCCTGTTCCGCGAGCTGCTGCATAAATCTGCCCATTCGCCGCGGGAGCTGCTGGCGGTTACCGCCATCTTCTCGATGTTTGCCCTCTTCAGTACCTGGTCCGGCGTGCCGGTAGAGGGATCGCTGGTCAACGTGCGGATCATCGCCGTCATGTCCGGCGGGATCCTGTTCGGCCCGTGGGTGGGGATCATCACCGGTGTCATCGCAGGAACCCACCGTTATCTGATTGATATCGGCGGCGTGACGGCGGTTCCTTGCCTGATCACCAGCATCGTTGCCGGCGTGCTGTCGGGAGCGATCAACCGTAAGATCCCGAAAAAGCAGCACTGGAAGGCGGGTATCATCGCAGGCATGCTCTGTGAAACCCTGACCATGATCCTGGTAGTGGCGTGGGCACCGACCATAGCGCTCGGGGTGGATATCGTCTCGAAGATCGGCATCCCGATGATCCTCGGTAGCGTCTGCGTGGGCTTTATCGTGCTGCTGGTGCAGAGCGTGGAAGGTGAAAAAGAGGCCAGCGCTGCGCGGCAGGCCAAGCTGGCGCTGGATATCGCCAATAAGACGCTGCCGCTGTTTCGCGATATTAACGCCGAATCACTGCGCCAGGTGTGCGACATCATCCGCCGCGATATTGACGCCGATGCGGTGGCGATCACCAATATTGACCGGGTGCTGGCCTACGTGGGCGTAGGGGAAGCAAACTACCAGGATAGCGACGATACCGTCAGCCCCACCACCCGCCAGGCGATTAACGGCGGCAAAATCATCATCAAGAATAACGATGAAGCCCACCGCACGCCGGAGATCCACTCCATGCTGGTGATCCCGCTGTGGGAAAAAGGGGTTGTCACCGGCACGCTAAAAATTTACTACTGCCACGCGCACCAGATTACGTCGTCCTTACAGGAGATGGCGGTCGGGCTGTCGCAGATTATCTCCACCCAGCTGGAGGTCTCCCGTGCCGAGCAGTTACGGGAGATGGCAAACAAGGCAGAGCTGCGCGCCCTGCAGAGCAAAATTAATCCCCATTTCCTGTTTAATGCCCTGAACGCTATCTCCTCGTCGATCCGCCTGAATCCGGACACCGCCCGCCAGCTAATTTTCAATCTGTCGCGCTATCTGCGCTACAACATTGAGCTGAAAGACGACGAGCAGATCGACATCAAAAAAGAGCTCTATCAGATCAAGGATTACATCGCCATCGAGCAGGCGCGGTTTGGCGATAAGCTCACCGTCATCTACGACATCGATGAAGAGGTGAACTGCGTGATCCCCAGCCTGCTGATCCAGCCCCTGGTGGAGAATGCCATTGTCCACGGCATTCAGCCGCGCAAGGGTAAAGGCGTGGTCACCATCAGCGTTGCCGAGTGCGGTAACCGCGTGCGGGTGGCGGTGCGCGACACCGGGCACGGGATCGACCCGAAAGTGATTGAGCGGGTAGAATCCAATGAGATGCCCGGCAATAAAATTGGTCTGCTGAATGTCCATCACCGCGTTAAGCTGCTCTATGGTGAAGGGCTGCATATTCGCCGTCTTGAGCCGGGTACCGAGATCGCGTTTTATGTGCCCAATGAACGCTCCGCCGTTCATGCCCAGCCGTTGTTGTTACCTTAG
- the glk gene encoding glucokinase → MTKYALVGDVGGTNARLALCDVNTGEISRAKTYSGLDYPSLEAVVRVYLTEHEVSVEDGCIAIACPITGDWVAMTNHTWAFSIAEMKANLGFAHLEIINDFTAVSMAIPMLKPEHLIQFGGTAPVEGKPIAVYGAGTGLGVSHLVHVDKRWISLPGEGGHVDFAPNSEEEGIILEELRAEIGHVSAERVLSGPGLVNLYRAIVKSDGRLPENLKPKDITERALEDSCTDCRRALSLFCVIMGRFGGNLALNLGTFGGVYIAGGIVPRFLDFFKSSGFRGGFEDKGRFRDYVRDIPVYLIVHDNPGLLGSGAHLRQTLGQVL, encoded by the coding sequence ATGACAAAGTATGCTTTGGTAGGTGATGTAGGGGGGACTAACGCGCGTCTGGCGTTATGTGACGTCAACACCGGCGAAATCTCCCGCGCCAAAACCTATTCCGGGCTGGATTATCCCAGCCTGGAAGCGGTGGTTCGTGTCTATCTGACGGAGCATGAGGTCAGCGTTGAGGACGGCTGTATCGCCATTGCCTGCCCGATTACCGGTGACTGGGTGGCGATGACCAACCACACCTGGGCATTCTCTATTGCCGAAATGAAGGCCAACCTCGGTTTTGCGCATCTGGAAATTATCAACGACTTTACCGCGGTGTCGATGGCGATCCCGATGTTAAAGCCGGAGCATCTTATCCAGTTTGGCGGTACGGCGCCGGTTGAAGGCAAGCCGATTGCCGTCTATGGCGCTGGCACCGGCCTTGGCGTGTCGCATCTGGTTCACGTCGACAAGCGCTGGATCAGCCTGCCGGGCGAAGGCGGACACGTCGATTTCGCGCCAAACAGCGAAGAAGAGGGCATTATCCTCGAAGAGCTGCGCGCGGAGATCGGCCACGTATCGGCAGAGCGCGTGCTCTCCGGCCCGGGCCTGGTGAACCTCTACCGCGCTATCGTGAAATCTGACGGCCGTCTGCCGGAAAACCTGAAGCCGAAAGACATCACCGAACGCGCGCTGGAAGATTCCTGCACTGACTGCCGTCGCGCGCTGTCGCTGTTCTGCGTCATTATGGGGCGTTTTGGCGGCAACCTGGCGCTGAATCTGGGCACCTTTGGCGGGGTCTATATTGCAGGCGGGATCGTACCGCGCTTCCTCGACTTCTTTAAATCATCCGGTTTCCGCGGCGGGTTTGAGGATAAAGGCCGCTTCCGCGATTATGTCCGGGATATCCCGGTGTACCTGATCGTACATGATAACCCGGGCCTGCTGGGCTCTGGTGCGCATCTGCGTCAGACTCTGGGCCAGGTCCTGTAA
- the ipdC gene encoding indolepyruvate decarboxylase, whose translation MHTPYTVADYLLDRLTDCGADHLFGVPGDYNLQFLDHVIASPDIGWVGCANELNAAYAADGYARCKGFAALLTTFGVGELSAMNGIAGSFAEHVPVLHIVGAPGSASQKKGELLHHTLGDGEFRHFFKMSEPVTVAQAHLTEQNACYEIDRVLTEMLRERRPGYIMLPADVAKKPASPPVSALIDRIYESDSFRLDAFRQAAEKRLAASDRIALLADFLVLRYGLKNQLQRWVDQTPVAHATMLMGKGIFDERKPGFAGTYSGSASAAGVNEAIEGADTVICVGTRFTDTLTAGFTHKLTPQQTIDVQPHASRIGDVWYTGIPMAQAIEVLSSLCQQYANISHMPRPARELHAVDPGSLTQDSFWKTLQNYIRPGDIILADQGTSAFGAGALRLPDEVNFIVQPIWGSIGYTLAAAYGAQTACPDRRVIAITGDGAAQLTIQEMGSMLRDKQRPVIVVLNNEGYTVERAIHGPNQRYNDIALWKWTQIPQALSLNCQAECWRVSETVQLEEVLERVGHPERLSLIEVMLPKADVPPLLSGIIQALEARKSA comes from the coding sequence ATGCATACCCCCTACACCGTCGCCGATTACCTGCTGGACCGTCTTACAGATTGTGGTGCCGATCATCTGTTTGGCGTGCCGGGCGACTACAATCTGCAGTTTCTCGATCACGTTATCGCCAGCCCGGATATCGGCTGGGTAGGTTGTGCCAACGAACTGAATGCGGCCTACGCCGCCGATGGATATGCGCGCTGCAAGGGTTTTGCCGCGCTGCTGACGACGTTTGGGGTTGGCGAACTCAGTGCCATGAACGGCATCGCGGGCAGTTTCGCCGAACATGTTCCGGTTCTGCATATTGTGGGGGCGCCAGGCAGCGCCTCGCAGAAAAAAGGGGAGTTGCTCCACCATACCCTCGGTGACGGTGAGTTTCGTCACTTCTTTAAGATGAGTGAGCCCGTCACCGTGGCGCAGGCGCACCTGACCGAACAGAACGCCTGCTATGAAATTGACCGGGTGTTGACCGAAATGCTCCGGGAGCGCCGCCCTGGCTATATTATGCTGCCAGCTGATGTGGCAAAAAAACCTGCCAGCCCGCCTGTGAGCGCTCTTATTGACCGAATTTATGAAAGCGACAGCTTCCGTCTGGATGCTTTCCGTCAGGCAGCAGAAAAACGGCTGGCCGCGAGCGATCGTATCGCGCTGCTGGCCGACTTCCTGGTCCTGCGCTATGGCCTGAAAAACCAGCTGCAGCGCTGGGTGGACCAGACGCCCGTCGCCCACGCCACCATGCTGATGGGGAAAGGCATTTTTGATGAGCGCAAACCCGGCTTTGCGGGGACCTACAGCGGCTCCGCCAGCGCGGCCGGCGTCAACGAGGCCATTGAAGGCGCCGATACCGTAATCTGCGTGGGCACGCGCTTTACCGATACGCTCACCGCCGGTTTCACCCACAAACTCACCCCTCAGCAGACCATCGACGTGCAGCCGCACGCCTCGCGCATTGGCGATGTCTGGTATACCGGCATCCCGATGGCCCAGGCCATTGAGGTGCTATCCAGTCTTTGCCAGCAGTACGCTAACATCAGCCATATGCCCCGCCCGGCAAGAGAGCTGCATGCGGTTGATCCCGGCTCGCTGACCCAGGATAGCTTCTGGAAAACGCTGCAAAACTATATTCGCCCCGGCGACATTATTCTTGCCGACCAGGGCACCTCGGCATTTGGTGCTGGCGCGCTGCGCCTGCCGGATGAGGTGAACTTTATCGTGCAGCCGATCTGGGGCTCGATTGGTTACACCCTGGCCGCCGCCTACGGCGCCCAGACCGCCTGCCCGGACCGTCGCGTGATTGCGATTACCGGTGACGGCGCGGCGCAACTCACCATTCAGGAGATGGGCTCCATGCTGCGTGACAAACAGCGCCCGGTGATCGTGGTCCTCAATAACGAAGGATATACGGTGGAGCGCGCCATCCACGGCCCGAATCAGCGCTATAACGACATTGCGCTGTGGAAATGGACGCAGATCCCGCAGGCGCTCAGCCTGAACTGTCAGGCCGAGTGCTGGCGGGTCAGCGAGACGGTGCAGCTGGAAGAGGTGCTGGAGAGGGTGGGGCACCCGGAGCGGCTGTCGTTGATTGAGGTCATGCTGCCGAAAGCCGACGTCCCGCCGCTGCTGAGCGGGATTATCCAGGCGCTGGAAGCGCGTAAAAGCGCCTGA
- a CDS encoding ion channel protein — protein sequence MLHPRARTMLLLAPPALIIGVASSLILIIIMKVASVLQAVLWTSLPASIGLNTSSPVWVILILTLTGIAVGLVIRYSPGHAGPDPATEPLIGAPVETAALPGLIIALIIGLAGGVSLGPEHPVMAVNIALAVAVGARVFPRVNALDWTILASAGTIGALFGTPVAAALIFSQTLSGNADIPLWDRLFAPLLAAAAGAQTTSLFFHPQFSLPIAHYSQMQLVDIFSGAIVAAIAIALGMVAVWCLPRLHRLMHRLKNPVLILGVGGFILGILGAIGGNITLFKGLDEMQQMAFSQIFSVSDYLLFALIKLAALVVASACGFRGGRIFPAVFVGVALGLMLHEHVEAVPLAITISCSILGLVLVVTRDAWLSLFMAAVVVPDTSLLPLLCIVMLPAWVLLAGRPLMIAGRQEK from the coding sequence ATGCTCCATCCGCGAGCCAGAACGATGCTGCTGCTGGCCCCTCCCGCCCTGATTATTGGCGTAGCATCCAGTCTGATTCTGATAATTATCATGAAGGTCGCCTCGGTGCTGCAGGCGGTATTGTGGACGTCGTTGCCCGCCAGTATCGGTCTTAACACGAGTTCTCCCGTGTGGGTTATTTTGATCCTCACCCTGACCGGTATCGCCGTGGGGCTGGTGATCCGCTATAGCCCGGGGCATGCCGGCCCGGACCCGGCCACAGAGCCGCTGATTGGCGCGCCGGTGGAGACCGCCGCCCTGCCAGGATTGATTATCGCCCTGATTATCGGTCTGGCGGGGGGCGTCAGCCTCGGGCCTGAACATCCGGTGATGGCGGTGAACATCGCCCTGGCCGTCGCCGTTGGGGCGCGCGTCTTCCCGCGGGTGAACGCCCTGGACTGGACCATTCTCGCTTCGGCGGGCACCATCGGCGCGCTGTTCGGGACCCCCGTGGCAGCGGCACTGATTTTTTCCCAGACCCTGAGCGGTAATGCGGATATACCGCTCTGGGATCGTCTGTTTGCCCCGCTGCTCGCCGCCGCCGCGGGAGCGCAGACCACCAGCCTGTTTTTCCATCCCCAGTTTTCGCTGCCCATTGCCCACTACAGCCAGATGCAGCTGGTGGATATCTTTAGCGGCGCGATTGTCGCCGCCATCGCTATCGCGCTGGGCATGGTGGCGGTCTGGTGTCTGCCACGCCTGCACCGGCTGATGCATCGCCTGAAGAACCCGGTTCTGATTCTCGGCGTAGGGGGATTTATTCTGGGTATCCTGGGCGCTATCGGGGGCAACATTACGCTGTTTAAAGGGCTGGATGAGATGCAGCAGATGGCCTTTAGTCAGATCTTCAGCGTGTCGGATTATCTGCTCTTTGCCCTGATCAAGCTGGCGGCGCTGGTGGTGGCTTCGGCCTGCGGTTTCCGCGGCGGGCGCATCTTCCCGGCGGTGTTTGTAGGCGTCGCGCTCGGGTTGATGCTGCACGAGCATGTTGAGGCGGTTCCGCTGGCGATCACCATCTCCTGTTCGATTCTGGGGTTAGTGCTGGTTGTCACCCGGGATGCATGGCTGAGCCTGTTTATGGCGGCAGTGGTGGTGCCGGACACCAGCCTGCTGCCGCTGCTCTGTATTGTGATGCTGCCCGCCTGGGTGTTGCTGGCGGGCAGACCCTTGATGATTGCCGGACGTCAGGAGAAATAA